The region TAAAAATCCCTTCGGGTGTTTATTCCGAAGGGATTTCATTTAACATAACATTCGAGGAACCGAGAATTTATTCTCAGGTTCCGAGCTTTAGGTTCTACGCTTTTTTGCCTGCAGGCCGCATTTTTAAGAATGCGACGATCGCACCTATGATCACCAAAATAGTAATAACAAGCAGAATAATATTGTGCGCGATCATTGCGACAGTTATTGTTACTGCCGATAACACAAGAGCAACTAGGAAAGTCACAACGCCAATTACACTCTTGCTTATATCCGATAGGATCGGGAGGACCTTAAGAAACGCGTTTATTGGGCCCAGGAACATTGACAAACCAAACCACATCATAAGGAATCCTATCCCTCTCCACATCCATTTGCCCATTTTGAATTCACTGGTCATTGTAGCCAAAGCTTCTTCACGCGTGCCGGCAAATGCCCTGTAGATCCTATCTTTGCCTTCGTGGACATATGCAACAAGCTTTCCATCTGATTGTTTTCCAAAGGCCGTGACATCGATCCCGGACGGGACCGCATAGAAACTGATCCTTAGATCGCCAAGTTCAGGGGCTTGGAAAGTGCCCTTTGCCGATTTTTTAATAAAAATATAATTATCGCTCAAGCTCCTGCCCGCTCCAGGGATAATATTGCTCCCAGTTATTGAAACATGCTTTGATGATGGGAGCCATATGCTTTTTGCGTCGACTTTAAAAGCGCCCACTTTTACGGCTGGCGAATAAAATGTCGCATTTTTTACCGGGAGCCCTGGGTTTGCATGGCCTTCCGGGACTTTAAAATTAGCGGTTTCTTGAGGAACGCTTGTCCACCTCTTTTTATATGTATATGTCGTCGTAGTCTCGCTTCCGCCGCCAACTTTATCTTCCGTCTTGCTCTGGCTTTCTTCCGCCCAAGCGAACATCTCAACAAAGCGGGAAAGGGACGCATAATTGCTCGTCTTTAAATAGTTTGGGTCTCCGAGCTTATCGGCAACAAGTGTCCCGGTAACTGAAACGAATTTACCTTCGTTGCCGGAATTTACAGCCGAAGCTTCAACCTGTGCGCTAATTTTCGCGACATTCGACATATTGACCGCGCCTTCGTTGTTCCATAATACCGCGAATGAACCAAGAAACAGGAGCAACCCGATTATAACTCCCGAAAAGGCCGCACCAATGTTTTGCCCCCAACTTTTACTGCTCGTTTCCGTATACTGATCTGCCATATTTTTTCCTCCCTATTATTTCCGATCCAAAAGTAATTCTAGATACCATTCAAATTGAAGTCAAGCGGAATTATTTAAAGTATTCGCCTGTCTGCTTTCTCCATAATATCAGATCGAGCTTGTCCGCGGGAATTCCTATCTTTTTTGCGAAATTAAGCATTTTTTTCTCAATTTCAAAATAAGTTTTTTTGGTAATGGTCTTTGGAATTTCTTTGATCACGCCTAAAAGCTTGAGGTTCTTTAAAATATGCCTATCAAGTATCGCAATATTTCCACCCTTTCCAATATTCCTCAAGAAATGCGAGGCTTCTTTGTAGCCAAGCCCTTTAATATTTCCAACAAGCCATTCGCGAAGATCAATAATATTTGCGAAGCTCTTTAGCTTCGATCTAATATCCACCCTATTTCCCCTCAGAAATAATTTCCGGGCTTCCACTATGTATTTCGCCTTATTATTATGGAAACGGACTTTTCCTTTTATTATCTTTGAAATATCCGATGCGGAGCCTTTAAGGCAAGCTCTTTTTGCGACAAGCTGTTTGACAGCTTCAAAACAGCTTTTGGCTTTTGATTGGGGGGTCAATAAGCAGAATATCAATTCCGAAAAGATCTCGCTTTCTTTTCCAACTTTGAAAATTTCAACAAATTCATCAAGACGAGATTCTATCTTTTCCCTTTCAGAAGAATAGATCTTTTTAATAATTCTCAGAAAGGACCTCGAAATACGACTGTGGATGCGCGCATGCAGGGCATGATCTTGGAGCCTCGGTTCCCTCATGGACATAACCGCAATTGCGGCAATGCCATTTAACAGGGGCGTCTTTTTTGAAAACTTTATTTTCTTTCAGATTTTTCAAAAGCTTGCGATATCTTTTCTCGTGCTGTTCCTCGACTTCCGCTATCTCTTTAAAAACGATCGAGACTTCATCAAGCCCTTCTTCTCGGGCTATTGCCGACGCATCGACATAAAGCTTTGTCCATTCAAGTTTTTCGCCAGCGGCTGCCGCTTCAAGATTTTGCGCAGTATCGGATATAACACCCGCCGGATATGTTGCGGTTATTTCAACATCGCCTCCCTGCAGTAATTTGAAAAATCTTTTTGCGTGTTCTTTTTCGTTATCGGCTGTTTCTTCAAATATCGCGGCGATCTGCTCTAACCCTGCTTTTCTGGCAACAGATGCAAAATATGTATATCTGTTTCTCGCCTGCGACTCCCCTGCAAAAGATGCCAATAAGTTCTTCTCTGTCTTTGTTCCTTTTAATGACTTCATTTATACGCGCTCCTTTTTATCACGACAAACCTGATAATAAATTCTCGGTTTGGCCTAAACAAAGCAGAATTAATTCTGCTTTGTTTTATTTTTTTTGGAACCGCGAATTTATTCGCAGGTTCCACATTTTTTCTACTTAATGACCAACGGGTCGTTTTGATGCTTAATTTTTATTTGCTCTGCCAAATTTTCGAGCGCTTTGAAATCGGCTTCTTTTGGATATCCTTTTACAATAACAGGTTCAAAAAACTCCGCTTTTAAGTTTGGAAGCGCGCCTTTTACCTGTTCGACCGTTTTTCCGCCCCATCCGAACGACCCAATGATCCCTGCATATCTTGTTTTTGGCCTCAGCATATTGGCAAAGAACGCGGCATTTGCAGCAAGCGGATGCGGACCCGCCAGTATTGTCGATGTGCCAAGAATAATAGTAGCCGAATCAACTAAAGCTACAGCTATCTCACCGATATCAGATTTTGGAAGGTCGAAAAGCCTTACGGAGATATTTCTTTTCATAAGTTCGTCGACCAAATAATTGGCCATCGCGGCCGTGCTCCCGTGCATCGAAACATACGGCAGGACAACTTCATTTTTCACATTGTCGGATATCCATTCTTTGTAAGCGTCGATTATAAATTGCGGTTTGCCTAATATTGGCCCATGGCTTGGGCAGACCATTTTTATTTCAAGGCCTTTTATCTTTTCCAAATGGCCTTTAATGCTTACGCGGAACGGCATCATTATCTCGGCGTAATATCGTTTATTTTCATCATAGACTTTTGCTTCGCCGCCAGCTATCAATTCGGACGATGCCAAATGCGTTCCCAAGAAATCACAGGTGAATAGGATCCTATCCTCGTAAAGGTAAGTGAACATTGTTTCCGGCCAATGGACCCAGGGGGCCAAAATGAATTCAAGGGTTTTATCGCCCAACGAAAGTTTATCGCGGTCGTTTATCACGATAATCTTATCTTCGGGGATCAAGACGTGCTCTTTGAGCAGGTCTTTGCATTTCAGGTTCGTCACGACTTTCGCCATGGGGTAAAGCTCAAGGATCTTTAGAAGCGAGCCGCTATGGTCCTGTTCGGCATGGTGCGCGACAACATAATCGATCTTATCGATATTCAAAGCTTTGAGATTATCGATAAGGACCTTTGTCTTCGACGGGTCGACAGTATCCAGGAGCGCGTTATTTTCACTGCCCTTAATAAAATAAGAGTTGTATGTTGTCCCGTCAGGGAGCGGTACCAGCTCGTCGAACGATTTCCTGTCCCAGTCAAGCGCGCCGACAAAAAAAACATTGTCGGACAATTTTACGTCGAGCATATTATTTTACCCCTGCCCGCCAGCAGGCAGGTGTTCGAATTCGGTTTTTGGAGCGCCGCATACGGGGCATACCCAGGAAGTGGGAAGCGATTCGAATGCTGTCCCTGACTTTACACCCGAATCAGGATCGCCTTTTGCGGGGTCATAAACATATCCGCAAACTTTGCAAATATACTTTGGCATTGAAAATTAAACTTCTTCTAGGGCAGAAACAAAGAAATCAAGATGCTCTTCTTCTTCGGACAAAATATCTTGGAATATCTTATATGTTGTCTCAT is a window of Candidatus Saganbacteria bacterium DNA encoding:
- a CDS encoding TMEM43 family protein is translated as MADQYTETSSKSWGQNIGAAFSGVIIGLLLFLGSFAVLWNNEGAVNMSNVAKISAQVEASAVNSGNEGKFVSVTGTLVADKLGDPNYLKTSNYASLSRFVEMFAWAEESQSKTEDKVGGGSETTTTYTYKKRWTSVPQETANFKVPEGHANPGLPVKNATFYSPAVKVGAFKVDAKSIWLPSSKHVSITGSNIIPGAGRSLSDNYIFIKKSAKGTFQAPELGDLRISFYAVPSGIDVTAFGKQSDGKLVAYVHEGKDRIYRAFAGTREEALATMTSEFKMGKWMWRGIGFLMMWFGLSMFLGPINAFLKVLPILSDISKSVIGVVTFLVALVLSAVTITVAMIAHNIILLVITILVIIGAIVAFLKMRPAGKKA
- a CDS encoding N-glycosylase/DNA lyase, with amino-acid sequence MREPRLQDHALHARIHSRISRSFLRIIKKIYSSEREKIESRLDEFVEIFKVGKESEIFSELIFCLLTPQSKAKSCFEAVKQLVAKRACLKGSASDISKIIKGKVRFHNNKAKYIVEARKLFLRGNRVDIRSKLKSFANIIDLREWLVGNIKGLGYKEASHFLRNIGKGGNIAILDRHILKNLKLLGVIKEIPKTITKKTYFEIEKKMLNFAKKIGIPADKLDLILWRKQTGEYFK
- a CDS encoding rubrerythrin family protein, with amino-acid sequence MKSLKGTKTEKNLLASFAGESQARNRYTYFASVARKAGLEQIAAIFEETADNEKEHAKRFFKLLQGGDVEITATYPAGVISDTAQNLEAAAAGEKLEWTKLYVDASAIAREEGLDEVSIVFKEIAEVEEQHEKRYRKLLKNLKENKVFKKDAPVKWHCRNCGYVHEGTEAPRSCPACAHPQSYFEVLSENY
- a CDS encoding FprA family A-type flavoprotein, whose amino-acid sequence is MLDVKLSDNVFFVGALDWDRKSFDELVPLPDGTTYNSYFIKGSENNALLDTVDPSKTKVLIDNLKALNIDKIDYVVAHHAEQDHSGSLLKILELYPMAKVVTNLKCKDLLKEHVLIPEDKIIVINDRDKLSLGDKTLEFILAPWVHWPETMFTYLYEDRILFTCDFLGTHLASSELIAGGEAKVYDENKRYYAEIMMPFRVSIKGHLEKIKGLEIKMVCPSHGPILGKPQFIIDAYKEWISDNVKNEVVLPYVSMHGSTAAMANYLVDELMKRNISVRLFDLPKSDIGEIAVALVDSATIILGTSTILAGPHPLAANAAFFANMLRPKTRYAGIIGSFGWGGKTVEQVKGALPNLKAEFFEPVIVKGYPKEADFKALENLAEQIKIKHQNDPLVIK
- a CDS encoding rubredoxin gives rise to the protein MPKYICKVCGYVYDPAKGDPDSGVKSGTAFESLPTSWVCPVCGAPKTEFEHLPAGGQG